The following are from one region of the Ruficoccus sp. ZRK36 genome:
- a CDS encoding AraC family transcriptional regulator, which produces MDNLSIHSGQTPRLLRGAEEIQHAGYLPAKQDVIDWSFDSFNYSFILSGGGFYSIDGRRVQIKAPCVLTQWPGVHFHYGQDEQQAGWEELFFIFPKRSQAQFQSKGMWRKDRPWWPIAMAETTRRLADAVTTLMRHPRTVEVIDLLDRLAEAMVVASLGANLHIREKQDERSSRIAQVREELAENPRRQLDWERCAQDCGCSLSTFRRLWIEQVGIPPQRYVMQIRIQEAARMLLETDLTIADISAAIGVDDPLYFSRLFRQQTGESPTLYRENKRTIFAKLGGHTYDA; this is translated from the coding sequence ATGGATAATTTATCCATTCATTCCGGACAAACGCCTCGCCTGCTACGCGGCGCGGAGGAGATCCAGCACGCAGGCTATCTGCCCGCCAAGCAAGACGTTATCGACTGGAGCTTCGACAGCTTCAACTACTCGTTCATCCTCTCCGGGGGCGGGTTTTATTCCATCGATGGACGACGTGTGCAGATCAAAGCCCCCTGCGTACTCACCCAGTGGCCGGGCGTGCACTTCCACTATGGGCAGGATGAACAACAGGCCGGGTGGGAAGAGCTTTTCTTCATTTTCCCCAAGCGCAGTCAGGCGCAATTCCAGAGCAAGGGCATGTGGAGAAAAGACCGCCCCTGGTGGCCGATTGCGATGGCCGAGACGACCCGCCGCCTCGCGGACGCGGTCACTACGCTGATGAGGCATCCCCGCACCGTCGAAGTCATCGATCTACTGGACCGACTGGCGGAGGCGATGGTCGTCGCCAGTCTGGGCGCAAATCTCCATATCCGCGAAAAGCAGGACGAGCGCTCCAGCCGCATCGCCCAAGTGCGTGAAGAGCTCGCTGAAAACCCACGAAGACAACTCGACTGGGAGCGCTGCGCGCAAGACTGCGGGTGCAGTCTATCGACATTTCGGCGACTGTGGATCGAGCAGGTCGGCATCCCGCCACAGCGCTATGTCATGCAAATCCGGATACAGGAAGCGGCGCGCATGCTCCTGGAGACAGACCTGACCATCGCGGATATTTCAGCCGCTATCGGCGTGGACGATCCGCTGTATTTCTCGCGACTCTTCCGCCAGCAGACGGGAGAGTCCCCCACCCTTTACCGTGAGAACAAGCGTACCATCTTCGCCAAGCTCGGCGGGCACACCTACGACGCATAG
- a CDS encoding diacylglycerol kinase family protein, translating to MNRGYLYFVLALAAFSIWLTDAAWPWKALLTWIGLSGLYFGIGYVTAWGEIMAKSRHGRLPWAMKLLLLPVLVGVVVYHRIAKKFDQAEPLHEIRPGLWLGRRLTLTERTLLEENDITAILDVTAEFDTPCSDLLSDDIAYLNIPVFDRHRPRIGQLAAAVKWIARQRAHNRQVLIHCALGQGRSVTALMAYLLYSDPDADLHDILKEIQGIRSVANPNALQLRLLARFQRSEARRQKPRMFVVLNPVSGKRDPQKDRSLLIELLGPFYKLRILETTPDIGAEELTRRALEEKADQVLAAGGDGTVAAVAGVLAGTDVPMGIIPRGTANALATCLYGLSVQADPVGTCCRHILAGSTRAIDIARCDGRVMVLLAGIGIEAGMIEKAEREAKDQWGVLAYLVGAWQQIDEQKPFQLRLEVDGQEEKLEASCVTVANAAPPSSVFAQGRGTPDLADGKLDVTIVTDFKSRAHAVETMSKLFVGTYAESESRDQTVLHFSGKKIRIETEPAQSFILDGDVAGETPLTLEAEQAALKVFFDQELVRSSE from the coding sequence ATGAACCGTGGTTATCTCTACTTCGTGCTGGCACTGGCAGCATTCTCGATCTGGTTGACGGATGCGGCCTGGCCCTGGAAAGCTCTGCTGACGTGGATCGGGCTTTCCGGCCTGTACTTCGGCATCGGCTATGTGACTGCCTGGGGGGAGATCATGGCCAAGTCGCGCCATGGTCGGCTGCCTTGGGCGATGAAGCTCCTCCTCTTGCCGGTATTGGTAGGGGTGGTCGTCTATCACCGGATCGCCAAGAAATTCGACCAGGCAGAGCCGCTGCACGAGATTCGCCCCGGTCTGTGGCTGGGGCGTCGGCTGACGCTGACGGAGCGCACGCTCCTGGAGGAAAACGACATCACCGCCATCCTCGATGTCACCGCGGAGTTTGACACTCCTTGCTCTGACCTTCTCAGCGACGATATCGCCTATCTGAATATCCCGGTCTTTGATCGTCATCGCCCGCGCATCGGCCAGCTTGCCGCTGCGGTCAAGTGGATCGCCCGGCAGCGTGCGCACAACCGGCAGGTGCTCATCCACTGTGCGCTGGGTCAGGGGCGCTCGGTGACGGCGCTGATGGCGTATCTGCTGTACTCCGATCCGGATGCCGACCTCCACGATATTCTAAAGGAGATTCAGGGCATACGCTCGGTTGCTAATCCCAATGCCCTCCAGCTGCGCCTGCTGGCACGCTTTCAGCGATCGGAGGCGCGCCGCCAGAAGCCGCGCATGTTTGTCGTATTAAACCCTGTCTCCGGTAAGCGGGATCCGCAGAAGGACCGCTCGCTGTTGATCGAGCTGCTGGGACCTTTTTACAAACTTCGGATACTCGAAACGACGCCCGACATCGGTGCAGAAGAGCTGACCCGACGCGCGCTCGAGGAAAAGGCCGACCAGGTGCTGGCTGCCGGTGGTGATGGCACGGTGGCGGCGGTGGCGGGAGTTCTCGCTGGCACCGATGTGCCGATGGGGATCATCCCGCGCGGTACCGCCAACGCTCTGGCCACCTGCCTCTACGGACTCTCTGTGCAGGCGGACCCGGTCGGGACCTGTTGCCGTCATATCCTGGCGGGCAGCACGCGGGCGATTGACATCGCTCGCTGTGACGGGCGCGTGATGGTGCTGCTGGCTGGCATCGGGATCGAGGCCGGTATGATCGAAAAGGCCGAGCGCGAGGCCAAAGACCAGTGGGGCGTGCTCGCCTATCTGGTCGGAGCCTGGCAGCAGATTGACGAGCAGAAGCCCTTTCAGCTTCGCTTGGAGGTTGATGGACAGGAGGAAAAACTGGAGGCCAGCTGCGTGACCGTGGCCAACGCCGCTCCCCCCTCATCGGTTTTTGCTCAGGGGCGGGGGACGCCCGATCTGGCAGATGGTAAGCTCGACGTCACGATCGTGACCGACTTCAAATCCCGCGCACACGCCGTCGAGACGATGAGCAAACTCTTTGTGGGCACCTATGCCGAGAGCGAAAGTCGCGACCAGACCGTGCTTCACTTCTCGGGAAAGAAAATCCGTATCGAGACTGAGCCTGCGCAGAGCTTTATCCTCGATGGCGATGTGGCTGGGGAGACCCCGCTCACGCTGGAGGCCGAGCAGGCCGCGCTAAAGGTTTTCTTCGATCAAGAGCTTGTGCGCTCATCCGAGTAA
- a CDS encoding Gfo/Idh/MocA family oxidoreductase, whose amino-acid sequence MTKHTPEPLRVGLIGCGDIARKAYLPFAATCEDFRIVACADLRADMAQALAADFEIPRVLSVDALLADPQIDMVLNLTHPAAHAEINLQALENGKHVYCEKPFALNLDDGKRVLQVAEEKGLRVGCAPDTVLGPGTQTARQAIADGLIGEPVAARLMWGGGGHESWHPNPAFYYQVGGGPMLDMGPYYLTALVELLGPLRSVTGRSRQALSERLITSEPLNGTRVPVEVPTHYSGVVETRSGAHALTLMSFDMPGRGEFDKMPEIIGTLGTLKSSDPNRFDGTVYLRRAGEENYTELPATHAYPAGRGLGLADMALAIREGRPHRASGEKACHILEAMLAFDEAERTGRRVDLSTPCVQSEAMPSGGLSTGA is encoded by the coding sequence ATGACTAAGCATACCCCTGAACCTCTGCGCGTCGGCCTCATCGGCTGTGGCGACATCGCCCGCAAGGCCTACCTGCCGTTCGCGGCCACCTGTGAAGATTTTCGCATCGTTGCCTGCGCTGATTTGCGCGCCGATATGGCACAGGCGCTTGCCGCCGATTTCGAAATCCCGAGAGTGTTATCTGTCGATGCGCTCCTGGCCGATCCACAGATCGACATGGTCCTGAACCTCACGCATCCGGCTGCGCACGCTGAGATAAACCTGCAAGCGCTGGAAAACGGCAAGCACGTCTACTGCGAGAAGCCCTTCGCGCTCAACCTAGATGATGGGAAGCGTGTCTTGCAGGTCGCAGAGGAAAAGGGGCTGCGGGTCGGTTGTGCTCCGGATACCGTCCTGGGCCCCGGTACGCAAACCGCGCGGCAGGCGATCGCCGATGGGCTGATCGGGGAGCCGGTAGCAGCGCGCTTGATGTGGGGCGGGGGTGGCCACGAATCCTGGCATCCCAATCCCGCCTTTTATTATCAGGTCGGTGGCGGCCCTATGCTGGACATGGGACCGTACTACCTGACCGCGCTGGTTGAGCTGCTCGGGCCGCTGCGCTCGGTCACGGGTCGCTCCCGCCAGGCTTTGAGCGAGCGCTTGATCACGAGTGAGCCGCTGAATGGCACGCGCGTCCCCGTCGAGGTTCCCACGCATTATTCCGGTGTCGTGGAGACCCGGAGTGGTGCCCATGCTCTCACGCTGATGAGCTTTGACATGCCCGGGCGTGGTGAATTTGACAAGATGCCTGAAATCATCGGCACGCTGGGGACGCTCAAGTCTTCCGACCCGAACCGCTTTGACGGGACGGTTTATCTTCGCCGGGCCGGTGAAGAAAACTATACCGAGCTTCCCGCCACCCATGCCTATCCGGCCGGGCGCGGACTGGGGCTGGCCGATATGGCGCTGGCCATTCGCGAGGGGCGTCCGCACCGGGCCAGTGGTGAAAAAGCCTGCCACATCCTTGAGGCCATGCTCGCCTTTGATGAGGCCGAGCGCACCGGGCGCAGGGTTGACCTGAGCACGCCCTGCGTACAGTCTGAGGCTATGCCCTCGGGCGGACTTTCGACAGGTGCCTGA
- a CDS encoding ThuA domain-containing protein → MNNTPTKKALIFQGGWDGHEPGPMSELTAIALREAGYEVQSQSSLDCLDDLTALQAFDLIVPVWTMGELTPERQKNLCEAVRTGTGLAGFHGGMADAFRGSLNYEWMVGGRFVGHPYVGPYRVHVMDAEHPIMAGLAASFDYDSEQYYLQVDPGIRVLASTVYEREGQCVNMPVVWTKSWGQGRVFCSALGHKSDEFKKYPHVWDMTVRGLVWACR, encoded by the coding sequence ATGAATAACACCCCTACTAAGAAAGCATTGATTTTCCAAGGCGGATGGGACGGCCACGAGCCCGGCCCTATGTCCGAGTTGACCGCGATCGCACTTCGCGAGGCCGGTTACGAGGTCCAGTCGCAGAGCTCGCTGGATTGTCTGGATGATCTGACGGCACTTCAGGCATTTGACCTCATTGTCCCGGTCTGGACGATGGGTGAGCTGACCCCCGAGCGTCAGAAAAATCTCTGCGAAGCCGTGCGGACAGGTACGGGATTGGCAGGTTTTCACGGGGGCATGGCCGATGCCTTTCGGGGCAGCCTCAACTACGAGTGGATGGTCGGCGGGCGTTTTGTCGGGCACCCTTATGTCGGGCCCTATCGCGTGCATGTCATGGATGCTGAGCACCCGATCATGGCGGGACTGGCTGCCTCTTTCGACTACGACTCCGAGCAGTATTACCTGCAGGTTGACCCGGGCATTCGCGTCCTCGCGAGCACCGTTTATGAGCGCGAGGGGCAGTGCGTGAATATGCCGGTCGTGTGGACGAAGTCCTGGGGGCAGGGGCGGGTCTTCTGCTCGGCTCTCGGCCATAAGTCCGACGAGTTCAAAAAATATCCTCACGTCTGGGATATGACAGTGCGCGGCCTGGTCTGGGCCTGCCGCTAA